The sequence AGCatgggctactcttcgttgcagtgcgaGGGCCTCTCACTGTGgtagcttctcctgttgtggagcatgggctgtaggcacatggtcttcagtagttgcagcacgcaggctcagtagttgtggatcgTGGGCTCTAAGGCTCTGACTCAGTTGCGGTGTACAGGCTTAgcccacagcatatgggatcttcccagagcagggatcaaacgcatgtcccctgtattggtgGGCAGATTCCTATGCACTGTATCCCCAGAGAAGTCCATTCTTCTGACACTTTGAGAGAAGCACTCTGAGCAGATCCTGAAATAAGAGTCcctttagcagcagcaggagtgccTTCGGGCCTCATATGGGAAAAGGAGGGAAGGCCTCTTATGGGAAAAACAGTCCTACCTACCTACCGGTAGATAGAGAGTGGTTCTTAGCTGAGGCTCTGAGTCTTCCCATGCTTACAAGAAAGCATTCTCTGTGCTATGCCTACCACAGTGCCTGAAATGATGTTGGGTGTTACTAAAGTGCCCCTGGAAAAAGTCATACTAATTATCAGCTAATGCATCATAAGAATAGTAAGAAAGATAAGTGCTCTCCACGTTGTAGagcaaaagaaggaaggagataaaAGATGacagtctcttttgctgtctgtcTCTGCCTGGGCTCGGCCCTGATGCCCCCTGGCGCCCACACCTGAGGGTGGTAGGTGAAGCAGGCACAGAGCCCCTCTCTCTTGGCTGGTCCAACAGTCCTCATCTCCAGTCTCTTGAGTGCTGGGCAGGAACATCAGCCATCAGCCTTGATTCAGGGATTCCTCTGGACCAGAGCAACTGTCTTCCCTGTCACTGGATCTGATAAGCACAAGGCACAGTGGGCTGGGGGACAAGGTGGGTCGTTTGTTCAGCAGGTGCCCCCTCAGCCGAGGGGTCACAGTGTAAACCCAGGACCGCCATAGTGCAGTTTACATTCTCGTGAGAGGAGCGCctcacaacaaacaactcagcaAATAGATATCACAATTTCGGATTAATAAAAATGCTGCCTAGGAAATGAAACCGGGTGATACAAAAGTGAGCAATGTGGTTGGAGAGGGGTTTGCTTCTTTAGATAAGGAAGTCAGATGGCCCTGAGAAGGTGTGGAGGGTGTTCTTGGCACAAGGAAGAACAAGTACAGACACCCAGAGACGGAACTCAGTTTGTCCTGAAGGAGGCACAGAAAGCAGGCTAGTGCGGATGAGGGTGAAGGGCGGCTGTGGATCACAGTGTAGATACTGGGTCATTCAGACCACGGGAGAAGGGGTGAATTGTTTTGAAAGTGATAGGAAACTGCTGAgaaatttttgaatttattttttattattattatttttttttaattttatttttaaactttacaagattgtattagttttgccaaatatcaaaatgaatccgccacaggtatacatgtgttccccatcctgaaccctcctccctcctccctccccatattttttattatttttatcttagtATCTTATTTTACCTTTTGACCGtgccatgaggcatgtaggatcttagttccctgactagggattgaacccacacaccCCCGTATccaaagtgtggagtcttaaccactggaccaccagggaagttcccctctGAGTAATTTTCAGTAGGGCAGTGATACAATCTGATTTTATGTTTTCTAAAGATGCTTCTAAGTGTTGTGCAGAAAATGGACTGGGGTAGGGCGAGATGATGTTCTGGATCCGGAAGGGGCAGTGAGACCCTTTTGTAAACACAGGTGACAGGAGACAGCAGGTAGAGCTGGCACACGTGACGTGATATGCGTGATATACCCAGGACCTGCAAGGTGACTGCGATGTGAATCGTTagcctttttcttcctcttctctcttttcctctctccctccctcccttccgcCAACGTTTTCTCGCCTCCTCTGGTCACCTACCTCCTCAGCACAGGCCTGTGTGTGCCACTGGAAGGGCCCCCTTGCTTTCTCATGGAGAAGAGGTCTGGCAGGTGAAGGGGGTGGAAGGCAGCCAGCCAGGCTGAAAGCTGTGAGGTCAGAGTTCTGCCTGGCTGGCGACAGGGCAGTCCCTGATTCTCTCAGCAGTGGGGAAACACATCAGGGACTGAGTTTGGAGCCTACGCAGATGGGAAATGAATTGAACTCTAGGGAGAGGGGAGTGAATACTGAGCCTCCGGAGCCCTGGTGGAATCCAGACACGAGCAGAGTCTCCACCGTGAACCTGCCAGCACCCTCTGCTCAGAGGAGGGGGTGGCCCTCCACACAGACGCTGGCTGCGTTTGCCCAGGACTTCCTGTGCTCCCGTTTGACTTGAGCACTCTCTCTGCCGTTCCAGTCCAGTGAGACGCCAAGTTCCCCAAGTCCTCTGAATCTGCCGGGAGCCAGAAGTGAGATGGAAGAGAAGGTAATGTGATTTGAACTTGTGTGCGTAGCTTCCTTAGTTTaacttgtgtttttctttttgttgggcGAGCTGCTGCCTCATTTTTCCATTCATAAATGCTGCCTTCATCTATTACTTTAAATCCCTTCAAAGTTCAACCAGTGGTAGATGTTGGCATCTGTTTCCATGGCAATGCAATAGCTGGAACTGAACCCTGCTCTGAAAAACTGCCACGCTCTCGCCAAGTCTGTTTGGAGTCTCAGGTGTCGGTAGTTTTCCTAACAGCCTCATGTATTAATACTTCAAGGCACTGGTAAGCCATTGAAAAAAACATTCAAGAATACCTGAAGTTGAAGAGCCTGTAAGGAAAGAGTATCcttctattgttgtttagtcgctaagtcatgtccagctgttttgcgaGCTCACgggctgtagtccgccaggctcctctgtccatgagatttcctaggaaagaatgctggagggggttgccatttcctcctctaggggattccCAGCCAGGGGATGGAATCCACGTCTTAAATGTTTACGATTGGTCTCAGGTTGTGGTTTTTAAGTGACCATACATACCTGTGTTACAGAGCTGCAAGCGGTTCTGCAGTTCATCCTTTGAAGAACTGCCCTTCACGTTCTCACCTGGGGGCCTCCTCCTTTTCGCTTCCAGTGCGCCAGTGCCCTGTGACTCTGGCGTGATTGTGGCAAAGCATTTTTGCCGATAACACATCTTATGCCCTAGGTGGAGAACTTATTGTTCCttctttcaataaacatttcttcacTTATGTGTATTTCTGGTTTTTAACTTTTCGGCATTCCATTGAAACCTGTTCCAAAGGGGCTAAAGTAAGAGCTGAGGTGTGTGCACGTCTGTGGCAATGGAAGGCACTTAGAGTTACAGTGTTGTTAGCATAGCGATGAGCTTGTCCAGGGCTTAGCACACTACTGCTTATTTTAGGCCTTGTGGCCATAAGGTTGCAACTACCAGACTCTCCTTTGTTCCGCTCTTCTTTGTAGTACAAAAGCAGCCACGGGCAATGGTGTTGCTGTGTACCAGCAAGACTTTACCCAGACAGGACCCCTGACTATGTCTTACTGACCCCCGATCTAATCTAACCCACATATTATTCACAGTAGGAAAATTAGTCCCTGAGAGATTAAATGGCCTTTACCAGTTAATACGGATATCACTGGCAAAACAAATGCTCAGTGTCTTTTGGTTCTAAAAGCAGTGCTCACTTCACTGTGCCCATGAACCCCCTGCGCTTGACAGCATCTCCTGGCCAGGCTGGACCAGGAGCAGACTCTAACAAGGGCCGCCATGCTAGATTCCCTGCAGGCTCTTCTCTCATCTGGACTGACTGCATATTTTCAATCTCCACTGTAGGTTGCTCCAGTTAAACCGTCCCGGCCCAAGAGGCACCTTTCTTCTGCTGGCACCATCGAAAGTGTCAACCTGGATGCCATCCCCCTGGCCATCGCTCGACTGGATAACAGTGCTGCCAAGCACAAACTGTCCATTAAGCCAAAAAACCAGAGGGTGTCAAGGAAGCACAGGCGACTTGTCGGGGTATGTGTGGCCTGGCAGACATCCTGATGCTGCCTAGCGGGTGGTGCTGTGAGGCGCCTATGGAAGGAACTTGGTCTCTCCCTGTCGGGGATATGGCTCTGTTGCCGGCACAAGGGTGAATGGGCCCATTTCCTTTCCACCACCCTTTCTGACCTATTGCCCCCCATCAGTGGCTGGTGGACCTCAGAGAGAAAGGCTTCCTTCTGAGGGGCTCCAGACATTTTGCTTTGCAGCAGACAGATGGCTCACTTTCCTATGCCATAGCCTGAGTCAAAGTTTCTTCAGTTTGATTAGACTTCTGAGTCATAAGTTTCAGGGGACATTGATGACGTGCTAATCTTATTTTTCCTCACCTTTCTAATGCTGGGCTACTGGTTTTCCTATGATTATGCATgtgtattaagaaaaaagaatttgaggATGACATATAGAGAGGAAACCCAACGGTTGAAGTTCTTCCCTGCCTGAGGTGACCTGTGTCTTTGGCTTGAACGTGGTCCCTCTTTCACGATTAGGAGGGCCACCCAcattggtgaatgggattgtaAATAAAGGTGGCCTGTGCACAGGGAAAGCTAATTTTGTTTCCCTTACCCATGTTAGGATCGACAGAACGAGCACGGTGGCCTCCCGCATCAGCTGTCCCTGGACCAAAACGgacaccctggagaagacaaGCCAATCTGGCATGAAAGAGAGCCAGAGCCGCTGGACTTGGAGGAAGAGAAGCGACGCCAGGAAGAATACTGGCGAGAACTTGAGGCCAAGTGCAAACAGCAAAAGGCTGAAGCTGCGGAGAGGCGACGCATGGAAGAGCAGAGGCTCCAGGCTCTGGAGCGGAGGCTTTGGGAGGAGAATAGAAGGCAAGAATTcttggaagaagaggaggaggaggaagaggaaagagaaatacaGCTAGAGGTGAAGAAGAGGCAACGTGAAGAAGAAACGCAGAGCCTGGAAGAGCTGGGCTCCCAGGGCccagagcagagggaggaagaggatggAGGACTCCCGGAGGCCAAGGAGCCCGTGTGCCCAGAGGAAGAGGCGCAGCACCTGGGAAGATGCTCGatgcaggaggagatggaggctCGGAGCCAGCAGGAGGCCGAGAAGCTGCggtggaaggaggaggaaagagagttGGAGGAACTCCGAAggatggaggagctggaggagcaggGGTGGTGGGCAGCCGAGAGGCAGCAGCTGGAAGAGGAGGAGAGGCAGcgggagctggaggaggaaaaACGGATGGAGGAgctcaggaggcaggaggagctCAGGAGGCTGGAGGAGCTCAGGAGGCTGGAGGAgctcaggaggcaggaggagctCAGGAGGCAGGAGGAACTGGAGGCCCAGAGAtggcgggaggaggaggaggtgaggaagaggGAAGAACTGAAGAAGCGAGAAGACTTGGAGGCCAAGAAGAGGCAGGAAGTGGAGAAGAAGCTTCAGGAAGCACCGAGAGTGGAAGAGGAGAATCAGCCGCAGCTGGACCACAAAAGCGGCTTGAGGAGCCCATTTCAGAGCGACTTAGCAGAGAAAGCAGAAGAGCAAGATCACCCGAAACTCGAAAAGCTGAGAGAAAACTCCGAGAAACCGAGTATTTGGGTGAAGCAGAGCCACGAGGCCACTGAGACATCGGGGGAGCAGCCCAGAAAGCAGGGGGATGTTCCTGGGGATCGTGGTTGTGGACGGCAGGAAATGAGGGAAGAAACCAACATGCAGCCTCCCCAGAAGCAAGAGGCCCAGGTGGAAGAAATGCTGGCGccaggagagaagaaggaagctTTCACTCCAGAAACAGACAGAAAGCTGGAGGAACTCAGATGGCAGGAGGTGGATGAGAGGCAGACCATGCCCAGACCCTACACTTTCCAGGTGTCATCAGGAGGGAAACAAATTCTCTTCCCCAAAGTCAATCTGAGCCCGGTGAAGCCCGTGAAAGATGAGGGGCTCACCTCAGCTCCCCAAGAGCCCAAGGCCCCCAAAACCAGCCCGGCCTCCCACGCCCTGCCCTCAACCCTGAGCATCCCCCACACGGCCATCCTGGTCACCGGAGCCCAGCTCTGCGGCCCGGCCGTCAACCTGAGCCAGATCAAGGACACTGCGTGCAAGTCTCTCCTGGGCTTGTCGGAAGAAAAGAAGCTGGTGGATGTCCCGACCCTGGAAAACCCACCCCGAGCCCTGGGGGAACCCCGGGCAGGCAGTGCGAAGACCAGGCCCCCACCAGAGTCTACAAGCAGCGCAGCCGCGCTCGCTGAATGGGCCTCCATTCGATCCCGAATCCTGAAGAGCTCAGAGAGTGACCAGCGTGGCGAGAGAGAGCAGTCTCGGGCCGGGGATGAGCACATGCCCAGGGGCCGGTGTGATTCCCGCGGAAACCTCCGGAGGACCCCGCCCGTAAATGCCAAATTCTCCATTAAACCTGCCTGGCAGAAGTTCTccgatgggggtggggaaggggagagcaTCAGGAAAAGACCCGGGCCGGGACCCAGCGAAGAGGCCATGCCCCAGCCCCCTGCTGCTGATACTAAAGAGGCCCtgaaagatgcagagaaacccaggGCACACCAGGAGCCAACAGACACCACAGAGGGGTGCAAATTTGCCAAAGACCTTCCATCTTTCCTCGTTCCAGGCCTCCCTTACCCTCCACAGAAAGCAGTGGCCCAGGTGGAGCCTGTGACCACTTCAGACGGCCAGATCACAGATGGAGCAGGAAAGTCAGAGCCCACGATGCCAGGTGGGGAGGATAAAGCTTCCCTTTTCGGAATAAAATTGAGAAGGACCAACTACTCCCTGCGCTTCCACTGCGACCAACAAACagaacagaagaagaagaaaaggcacAGCAGCACAGGGGACAGTATGGATGGGGCGCCGTCAGCCCCAGGGAGCACACATGCAGAGCCAGAGACGGAGGCTGCAGCCCTCAAGCCTGGCCCCTTGCTCCCCCCAGAGAGGAAGCCAGCCCCGGCCCCCTGGAAGGACTCCTCTGAAAGCCCTCCCAGCCTCTCTCCTCCTGTGGCCCAGCCCGGGCCCCCACTGGCAGGTAGCCAGCCCCCGGCTCCGGAGCAGGACAAGACAGCAAACAGGTTGCCCCTGTCCCAGAAGCCAGCCCTGGCCCCCAAGCCTACGGGCCAGACCCCACCACCTTCCCCGCTCTCCAAGGTGAGCAGGCCCTACTTGGTGGAGTTGCTGACTCGCCGGGTGGGGAAGCCCGAGATGGAGCCCAGCGAGCCGTGCAAGGAGGGCCGGGACAGTGGCTGGCCGCCCTCACCCCCGCCGCCTGAGGAGAGAAAGGAGCAGAAGCGGGATAAGGAGGAAGAGGTGGAAACCGAGAGGAAACCGGCTTCCCCAGTGCCATCCACTGGGCAAGAGAAGCCTGTCCCAACACCGGAGGCGGGGAGGAAAGGTGGGTAGCTGTAGATCGCAAAGCTCTGCCTCTCTCCAGCCTCCTGAGTCACAGCTAAAGGCAGAACTGCCCAGGGCTGGAGGTAGCCCCTGGAGCTGTTGTTGGAGCACTTTCCTTAATTAGAGGCTGGTGCCCCGTTCCCCAGGGGCCATGACTCCTGAGTCAGAGTGAGGCTCTGTACTTGTCTTCACAGTTTTGGAAACGTGGACTGACTTGCGTGTCTGCAGCTCACACCCATTAGTGACCCTTACTTACACAAGTAGTAAGTTAGAGATGCTGCACAGACTGATATACTTTAGGATGacagtgaaattgttagtcacttAGTGCTGTTCaattctgtgggaccccatggactgtaacccaccaggctcctctgtctatgggattctccaggcaagaataccagagttgatagccatgcacttctccaggggatcttcccaacccagggatccaacctggatcTCTGCATTACTggccaattctttactgtctgagccactaggaagcaGGTGTCATTAATCTTTATGAGGGGCCTGTACAGTGACGATAAAGACTGGTTTCTTACCCCAGTGTGTGCGCTCTGTTTCTGGGCAGTAGCGACAGAAACTAAGGTGGGACCTTAGGGGACTTTTAACTAGCCCCGCAAGGAGCCGCAGTGTGCATAATCAACTTTGTCTGTTTATGCACAAGGCCCTGCATATGCATATGTGGGGCCCTGGCCCCACCAGCTTGCTACTGTGAAGCTCTCTGGTAAGGAAATTTTAGGGCAACCCTTACTCCTGGCTGCCCCTCGTGTTTCTtcatactggatgtttggggcagTGTGGTGATCACTTGGTTTGACTTTGGGGCCCCAAAAACCTTCCTCTGATACTTTTTGGTTTTGCAGAGTAGGTGGTCAGGTTTGAGTCATAGCCCAAAATTTGCTCCTCAGGTTTTTCTAGGGAAAGTTTAGTTAATTGTTTAGATTTGGGGTGGGTTTTACAGAGATAAGAACTCCctcagggacatgggtttggttacTTGCCTTATGGAAGACCCTGTCGTCCTTTTTAACCAAGCTGTCCTTGGCTCCCTGGACTGGCACATTGATCAGCAGCACCAGGTCATAACTCCCTATTGGTTTCTGTTTGTCCTCCCAAAGAGGAGCCCATtttcaggtttttgttgttgtcttaCCTCTGCACTGGGCTCTAGGGGTTAGCTGCAGTCCCCACAAGCCTGTTAAGAGCTGTGCCTTAGATTCCCTGTGGTCTTCTGGACATAAGCCCCGTTGGCTTTCAGAACTAGGTGTTTTGGGGGCCGGTCACTGAAGTAGAAGTCTTAAAAGCTGAGGTCCAGAGGTGGGGGTCCAAATCCTTTGCTTCTCAGAGAGAGAGTGGGCATTCCACTGAGTTCCCTCCTGGTTGTGGATCACTGTGCCCGGGGATGGGGTTTATGGTGAGATTGTGTCTCAGTCTCTTCTACCCATTTCCATGGatggtttttgtttctgttccCCTGATGTGCTGGAGTCAGTCAGCTAGTTTCTGGATCTCTTTACAAAGGAATTGTTCTGTATGTGACTGTAAACTTGGTTGTCTGTGGGAAGAGTGGAGCTCGGGATCTTTCTACGTCACCATCTTGAAGCAGAACCGCTGTTTTCAGTTTTGACTTGAAGCTTTTGTGTTGTTCCCTTTTGTGGTACCATCAGAGCTCCTCTCACAGCTGACCCGCTCTCTGATTCTCCTATCTTCTCCCAGAGAAACAACGCCCTATTTCCTGCTGCTCTGTCTTAGAGAGAGTCTTCTAATTTTTACTAAAACCTGTTGCTGCCCCTGTTTTCTTTCTCAGTATTGAGATTCTGGGCTGACAGTCTCTGCTAActggatttttctttatttggtaGAAAAGAAGTGTGAGAGCAAGGACCACATGGTGGTCTCTACCTGAGACTGTTGGGGTTTTACACTACAACTCCAGGCCTGGGCTGACCAAATTCTTTAGCTGAACGCCTATCAGGATAAAAGTGTTAAGCCTGGACCTCCAAATTATTTGTTAATTGTATGTATATAGTGCCATCATTAGCTAAAACCCATGGAGCACCGCATGTACTGAGGCTGAGATTCACTGAAACAACAATGGATGTAAGTCCACATTGCTCATGgtgcagatttttattttattgggcca comes from Bubalus kerabau isolate K-KA32 ecotype Philippines breed swamp buffalo chromosome 7, PCC_UOA_SB_1v2, whole genome shotgun sequence and encodes:
- the CRACD gene encoding capping protein-inhibiting regulator of actin dynamics isoform X2, encoding MKVKSESEVAQSCPTPSNPMDCSLPGSSVHGFSRSFNYSMGTRAFSHDSIFIPDGGAESEQTVQAMSQDNILGKVKTLQRQLGKNIKFGQPPPNAIPMKKADSGEARFEEDPFLTSPVEVVTQQDLILSDTENKSSETPSSPSPLNLPGARSEMEEKVAPVKPSRPKRHLSSAGTIESVNLDAIPLAIARLDNSAAKHKLSIKPKNQRVSRKHRRLVGDRQNEHGGLPHQLSLDQNGHPGEDKPIWHEREPEPLDLEEEKRRQEEYWRELEAKCKQQKAEAAERRRMEEQRLQALERRLWEENRRQEFLEEEEEEEEEREIQLEVKKRQREEETQSLEELGSQGPEQREEEDGGLPEAKEPVCPEEEAQHLGRCSMQEEMEARSQQEAEKLRWKEEERELEELRRMEELEEQGWWAAERQQLEEEERQRELEEEKRMEELRRQEELRRLEELRRLEELRRQEELRRQEELEAQRWREEEEVRKREELKKREDLEAKKRQEVEKKLQEAPRVEEENQPQLDHKSGLRSPFQSDLAEKAEEQDHPKLEKLRENSEKPSIWVKQSHEATETSGEQPRKQGDVPGDRGCGRQEMREETNMQPPQKQEAQVEEMLAPGEKKEAFTPETDRKLEELRWQEVDERQTMPRPYTFQVSSGGKQILFPKVNLSPVKPVKDEGLTSAPQEPKAPKTSPASHALPSTLSIPHTAILVTGAQLCGPAVNLSQIKDTACKSLLGLSEEKKLVDVPTLENPPRALGEPRAGSAKTRPPPESTSSAAALAEWASIRSRILKSSESDQRGEREQSRAGDEHMPRGRCDSRGNLRRTPPVNAKFSIKPAWQKFSDGGGEGESIRKRPGPGPSEEAMPQPPAADTKEALKDAEKPRAHQEPTDTTEGCKFAKDLPSFLVPGLPYPPQKAVAQVEPVTTSDGQITDGAGKSEPTMPGGEDKASLFGIKLRRTNYSLRFHCDQQTEQKKKKRHSSTGDSMDGAPSAPGSTHAEPETEAAALKPGPLLPPERKPAPAPWKDSSESPPSLSPPVAQPGPPLAGSQPPAPEQDKTANRLPLSQKPALAPKPTGQTPPPSPLSKVSRPYLVELLTRRVGKPEMEPSEPCKEGRDSGWPPSPPPPEERKEQKRDKEEEVETERKPASPVPSTGQEKPVPTPEAGRKEKPMLQSRHSLDGSKLVEKVETAQPLWITLALQKQKGFREQQATREERKQAREAKQAEKLAREQVSVTPQPGSSSVSRAGSLHKPTTQPEEKKPETPVSRLERREQLKKANTLPTSVTVEISDSAPPAPLVKEVTKRFSNPDAAPVSTEPAWLALAKRKAKAWSDCPQIIK
- the CRACD gene encoding capping protein-inhibiting regulator of actin dynamics isoform X3 yields the protein MFLRQLGKNIKFGQPPPNAIPMKKADSGEARFEEDPFLTSPVEVVTQQDLILSDTENKSSETPSSPSPLNLPGARSEMEEKVAPVKPSRPKRHLSSAGTIESVNLDAIPLAIARLDNSAAKHKLSIKPKNQRVSRKHRRLVGDRQNEHGGLPHQLSLDQNGHPGEDKPIWHEREPEPLDLEEEKRRQEEYWRELEAKCKQQKAEAAERRRMEEQRLQALERRLWEENRRQEFLEEEEEEEEEREIQLEVKKRQREEETQSLEELGSQGPEQREEEDGGLPEAKEPVCPEEEAQHLGRCSMQEEMEARSQQEAEKLRWKEEERELEELRRMEELEEQGWWAAERQQLEEEERQRELEEEKRMEELRRQEELRRLEELRRLEELRRQEELRRQEELEAQRWREEEEVRKREELKKREDLEAKKRQEVEKKLQEAPRVEEENQPQLDHKSGLRSPFQSDLAEKAEEQDHPKLEKLRENSEKPSIWVKQSHEATETSGEQPRKQGDVPGDRGCGRQEMREETNMQPPQKQEAQVEEMLAPGEKKEAFTPETDRKLEELRWQEVDERQTMPRPYTFQVSSGGKQILFPKVNLSPVKPVKDEGLTSAPQEPKAPKTSPASHALPSTLSIPHTAILVTGAQLCGPAVNLSQIKDTACKSLLGLSEEKKLVDVPTLENPPRALGEPRAGSAKTRPPPESTSSAAALAEWASIRSRILKSSESDQRGEREQSRAGDEHMPRGRCDSRGNLRRTPPVNAKFSIKPAWQKFSDGGGEGESIRKRPGPGPSEEAMPQPPAADTKEALKDAEKPRAHQEPTDTTEGCKFAKDLPSFLVPGLPYPPQKAVAQVEPVTTSDGQITDGAGKSEPTMPGGEDKASLFGIKLRRTNYSLRFHCDQQTEQKKKKRHSSTGDSMDGAPSAPGSTHAEPETEAAALKPGPLLPPERKPAPAPWKDSSESPPSLSPPVAQPGPPLAGSQPPAPEQDKTANRLPLSQKPALAPKPTGQTPPPSPLSKVSRPYLVELLTRRVGKPEMEPSEPCKEGRDSGWPPSPPPPEERKEQKRDKEEEVETERKPASPVPSTGQEKPVPTPEAGRKEKPMLQSRHSLDGSKLVEKVETAQPLWITLALQKQKGFREQQATREERKQAREAKQAEKLAREQVSVTPQPGSSSVSRAGSLHKPTTQPEEKKPETPVSRLERREQLKKANTLPTSVTVEISDSAPPAPLVKEVTKRFSNPDAAPVSTEPAWLALAKRKAKAWSDCPQIIK
- the CRACD gene encoding capping protein-inhibiting regulator of actin dynamics isoform X1; translation: MSIYGLTVLVSLLPIVLVTRAVIPRLSQQCTLFLGTLTTEDKFFFLQEENFGEELSTRKGRIAIQRDKKKGGKFQPFKKLFGKRKKKGTSVSQEASAGRKCCSPPSVSNGTFSSDEETLEGSLRSFNYSMGTRAFSHDSIFIPDGGAESEQTVQAMSQDNILGKVKTLQRQLGKNIKFGQPPPNAIPMKKADSGEARFEEDPFLTSPVEVVTQQDLILSDTENKSSETPSSPSPLNLPGARSEMEEKVAPVKPSRPKRHLSSAGTIESVNLDAIPLAIARLDNSAAKHKLSIKPKNQRVSRKHRRLVGDRQNEHGGLPHQLSLDQNGHPGEDKPIWHEREPEPLDLEEEKRRQEEYWRELEAKCKQQKAEAAERRRMEEQRLQALERRLWEENRRQEFLEEEEEEEEEREIQLEVKKRQREEETQSLEELGSQGPEQREEEDGGLPEAKEPVCPEEEAQHLGRCSMQEEMEARSQQEAEKLRWKEEERELEELRRMEELEEQGWWAAERQQLEEEERQRELEEEKRMEELRRQEELRRLEELRRLEELRRQEELRRQEELEAQRWREEEEVRKREELKKREDLEAKKRQEVEKKLQEAPRVEEENQPQLDHKSGLRSPFQSDLAEKAEEQDHPKLEKLRENSEKPSIWVKQSHEATETSGEQPRKQGDVPGDRGCGRQEMREETNMQPPQKQEAQVEEMLAPGEKKEAFTPETDRKLEELRWQEVDERQTMPRPYTFQVSSGGKQILFPKVNLSPVKPVKDEGLTSAPQEPKAPKTSPASHALPSTLSIPHTAILVTGAQLCGPAVNLSQIKDTACKSLLGLSEEKKLVDVPTLENPPRALGEPRAGSAKTRPPPESTSSAAALAEWASIRSRILKSSESDQRGEREQSRAGDEHMPRGRCDSRGNLRRTPPVNAKFSIKPAWQKFSDGGGEGESIRKRPGPGPSEEAMPQPPAADTKEALKDAEKPRAHQEPTDTTEGCKFAKDLPSFLVPGLPYPPQKAVAQVEPVTTSDGQITDGAGKSEPTMPGGEDKASLFGIKLRRTNYSLRFHCDQQTEQKKKKRHSSTGDSMDGAPSAPGSTHAEPETEAAALKPGPLLPPERKPAPAPWKDSSESPPSLSPPVAQPGPPLAGSQPPAPEQDKTANRLPLSQKPALAPKPTGQTPPPSPLSKVSRPYLVELLTRRVGKPEMEPSEPCKEGRDSGWPPSPPPPEERKEQKRDKEEEVETERKPASPVPSTGQEKPVPTPEAGRKEKPMLQSRHSLDGSKLVEKVETAQPLWITLALQKQKGFREQQATREERKQAREAKQAEKLAREQVSVTPQPGSSSVSRAGSLHKPTTQPEEKKPETPVSRLERREQLKKANTLPTSVTVEISDSAPPAPLVKEVTKRFSNPDAAPVSTEPAWLALAKRKAKAWSDCPQIIK